From Demequina capsici:
GCCCGCGGCACCGACGCGGAGGTGAGCGTGATCGCGCTCATCGGCGAACGTGGCCGCGAGGTGCGCGAGTTCCTCGAGGACGACCTGGGCCCCGAGGGCCTCGCCCGCTCCGTCGTCGTGGTCGCCACCTCGGACCAGCCCGCGATGGTGCGCCTGCGCGCCGCCTTCGTCGCCACCCGCATCGCCGAGGACCTCCGGTCTCGCGGCAGCCACGCCGTGCTCATGATGGACTCCCTCACGCGCGTCGCCATGGCGCAGCGCGAGATCGGCCTGTCCGTCGGCGAGCCGCCCGCCACCCGCGGCTACCCGCCGTCGACGTTCAGCATGCTCGCCCAGCTCCTGGAGCGCGCAGGCACGGACGAGCACGGCTCGGTCACCGGCATCTACACCGTGCTGGTGGACGGCGACGACCACAACGAGCCGATCGCCGACGCCGCCCGCTCGATCCTCGACGGGCACGTGGTGCTCACGCGCGACCTGGCCGTCGCCGGGCACTACCCTGCGATCGACGTGCTCGGATCCATCTCCCGCGTGGCCACCCGTGTCACCACCCCCGAGCAGCGAGGCCTGGCGCTCAAGCTCCGCAAGGTGCTCGCCGCCCGCCGCCGCGCACAGGACCTGCTCGACGTCGGCGCCTACGCCCCCGGATCGAACGCCCTGGTGGATGCCGCGGTCGCCAACTCCGCGGCGATCGACGGCTTCCTGCAGCAGAGCGTGGACCAGGCGATCCCCGCCGAGCAGTCATGGTCCGCGCTCGCCGCGCTCGTCACCCGCATGGGGGTGCAGTGATGAGCCGTCGGTTCCCGCTCGAAGGCGTGCTGCGCGCACGTCGGCTCGCCGAGGAGGGCGCCGCCGCCGAGCTCGAGCGCGCCAACCGTGGCCGCCGCCTCGCCGAGCACGCCGTGGACGAGGCGACCCGTCAGCTCTCCACGCTCGCGTTCCCGACCGTAGGGCTGTCCCGCGGCGAGATGTCGCTGGGCACCGAGCGCACCTGGCAGGCGATCGTCGCCTCCCGCGCCGCCACCGCCGTCCGCATCGCCGACCTCACCGACACGCTCGATCAGGCGACCGCGAAGGCCGACAAGGCGAGCCACGACTGGAGCGCCGCCCGCACGCGCGCCTCCATGATCGAGAAGCTCGGCGAACGTCACGCGGCACGTGAGGCCGCGGAGGAGCTGCGCCTGGAGCAGCTGGTGCTGGACGAGGCCGCCCTGCGCGGCGCCCTGAAGGAGGACGAGCTCTGATGACCACCACGATCCCCGCCGCGCCCGCGCCCTCGACGGCGTCGCAGCTCGGCGCCCCGACTGTCAGGGCCACGAGCGATGGCAGCGACTTCGCGCGTAGCCTCGCCTCTGCGCAGGCAGACTCGTATCGGGCCGACGCGCGGTCCGACGCTGCGCGACGTGACACCGCGTCCGATCGTGCGGCTGCCGATCGTGCCGCGGACGGTCGCAGGGCAGACGCCCGCCGCGCGGACGCGCGCCGTGACGACCTGGACCGCGCGTCCGACCGCGCGACCGACCGCGCGCGCCGCGCCGCAGACCGCGCCGATCGAGCAGACCGCGCCGATCGAGCAGACCGCGCCGATCGCGCAGACCGCAGCGACCGCGCAGACCACGGCCACCGCGCGGGCGGAGCCGCTGCGGCGGACCGCGGAGCGGCTCCCCAGGGTGCCGGCTCCTCGCAGCGCACGAGCTCGACCGCCGACGCCGCGTCCACGCGCACGGACGCCACCGGCGCGGATGCCGCGGCCGCCGATGCCCAGGCATCAGCGGCGCAGGCGGCTGCCAGCGCTGCAGCACAGACACCTGACGCCGGTGCCGCGGCGGTCGCCGCGCTCACCGCCGGCATGGGGGGAGCGCAGACCATGTCCGAGTCGATGACCTCGCGGGGCGTCGTGGCAGACGGAGACGCCGCGCAGGCAGCGTCCGATCCTGCCGCCGGGGCGCTGCCCGCGACGACTGTCGCGCCGGGTGCGGCGACCGCTGGTGCGGCGACCGCGGGGGCCGTCGTGCTCGGCTCCGGCCCCACGGGCTCCCAGGCTGCTGGTGCCGCCGCGGCCAGGAAGGCCGCCGATGCTCAGCCCGCTCCCGGCTCAGCCGACTCGACGCCAGCCGCCATCTCCGCCACGGCGGGCGGATCCGACGCCGCGCAGCTCGCCGGTGCCGCGCAGCCCACCGGCGTGGACGCCGGAGCGCCGCGCGCCCACCACGACCTGGGCGCGGCGAACCAGGCGACGGTGCTCGACCCGGCCGCCACGGCCGGCATGACCTCCAGCCTGGCGCAGGGCGCGGCGAACGTCGCCACCGGCACCCGCGTCGGCCAGGCGGCGGCGCGGGACACGTCGACGACGATCGACGCGACCACCGCGTCGCCCGTCTCCGCCACGGCACCCGCGACGGCCCCGACCGGAACCGCCGCCACGGCAGCCGCCACCCCCGTCGTGCCCGCGAATCCTGCGCTCGCCACGCAGCTCACCGGCCAGCTCGCGCACCTCAAGCAGCTTCCGCAAGGCGAGCACGTCCTCACGCTCTCCGTCACCCCGGACACGTTCGGACCGGTCAAGGTCGTCGCGCACATCACGCCCGACGGCGTCTCCGTGCACCTGTTCGGACAGTCCGACGCGTCCCGTGAGGCGCTGCGCGGCGCGCTCGCGGACCTGCGCCGCGACCTGGCCGCGACGGGCCTCACCGCCGATCTGGACCTGGGCTCCGGCCAGGCCCCGCAGGGCGGCGCACCCGGTCAGGACGGCGCACCCGGCCGGGGCGACGCCCTCCCCGCACGTCGCGACACGACCCCCGCCGCCACGACGCTCCGGGTCGACGCAATGCAGCCCACCACCGCACCGCTCACGTCCACGGCCATCCGGCCGGGCGGCGTGGACCTGATGATCTGAGGAGCGACCATGACCATCGACGCCACCACCAGCCTCACCACCACCTCCGCGCTGTCCACCGGCACGGCGGTCTCCACCGCGAAGCAGAGCATGGACTCCGAGATGTTCATGACCCTGCTCGTCGCCCAGCTGCAGAACCAGGATCCGTCGTCCCCCATGGACACCAACGAGATGATGTCCCAGCAGGTGCAGATGGCGCAGATGGAGCAGACCGTCACGCAGACGTCGACCATCCAGGAGCAGTTCGCGCTCATGATGCGCATGGCGGCGCTGGGGGTCGTGGGCCAGCAGGTCAGCTACTACGACTCCGACGGCTCCGTGGTCACGGGCCAGGCCACCTCCGCCTCGTTCGCCGCGTCCGTCCCTGCCATCACGATCGGCGACGCCTCGGTGTCGCTCGACTCGATCCTGTCCGTCAACGCGGCGAACGCCGCCTCCGACTCCACCACCTCCGACTCCACCGCGTCGACCGCAGACGCGACCTCCACCCCGACCACCGACGCGTGACCGCGCGGGCCATCAGAAAGTAGGAACACCATGCTCCGTTCGCTGTTCTCCGGCATCTCGGGCCTGCGCGCCCACCAGACGATGCTCGACGTCACCGGCAACAACATCGCCAACGTCAACACCGCCGGCTTCAAGAGCTCGCAGGTGCGCTTCCAGGACACGCTCTCCCAGGTGCTCAGCAACGCCGGCGCCGCGCAGACCGGCATCGGCGGCACGAACCCGGCGCAGGTGGGCCTGGGCGTCAAGGTGGCAGGCATCACCACCAACTTCCAGCAGGGCGCGGCCCAGCTCACCAACGTGGCGACCGACATGATGATCTCCGGTGACGGCTTCTTCGTGGTCAACAAGGGCGGCGAGCAGCTGTACTCGCGGGCCGGAGCCTTCTCGTTCGACTCGCTCGGTCAGCTGGTGACCCCCGACGGCGGCCTGGTCCAGGGCTGGGCGGCCGACGCGGCGGGCAACATCGACACGAACGCGGCGCTACAGGACCTGCGCCTGCCCGTCTCCACGCTCATGGGCGCCTCCGCCACCGGCAGCTCGGTGTTCGAGGGCAACCTGCCGAGCGAGACCGCGGTGGGCACCACGCTCACCCGGCAGATGGACGTGTACGACGGCACCGGCAACGTGCATGCGCTCACCGTGCAGTTCACGCGTTCCGCCGCAGGGTGGGACATCGCCGCCTCGGTGGGCGACTCGACCGCCGCGGGCACCGGCTCGATCACGTTCAACACGGACGGCACGATCAACACGCTCACCATGCCTGCGCTCACGGCCGACGCGACCATCGGCCTGCCTGCCATGACGCTCGACCTGAGCGACCTCACCGGCTTCGCGGGCCTCGACACCCTCGCGGGCTCCAGCCAGGACGGCCGTGCCGCCGGCAACCTGCAGTCGTTCACCATCAACTCCGACGGCACCGTGATGGGCTCCTTCTCCAACGGGCTCAAGCAGGCCGTGGGGCGTGTGGCGCTCGCGAGCTTCACCAACCCGGGCGGCTTGGAGAAGTACGGCAACTCGCTGTACGCCACCACCGTCAACTCGGGCGACCCGCAGGTGGGCACGGCCGGCACCGGCGGCCGCGGCTCGCTCACAGGCGGCTCGCTTGAGATGTCCAACGTCGACCTGTCCGCCGAGTTCACCAACCTGATCGTCGCGCAGCGCGGCTTCCAGGCGAACTCGCGCGTCATCACCACGTCCGACCAGGTGCTCGAGGAGCTCGTCAACCTCAAGCGCTGACGCTGACCGCTCGTGCGGCCCGCCGGGCAGGATCTCGTGGTCCCGCCCGGCGGGCTTCGTCGTGTGTGGAGCCTGAGGTGCCTGGGGGAGGCGTTCGGGTGCGAGAGGGAGTCGTGAGGTGCGTGGGGGACGACGGGCGAAGGTGGTCGCGCCGCGTCCAGGGTGGGAGCGACGACCGCGTGCAGGAGGCGCGTCCGCGGCGACCTGGACGCCTCGCGACACTCCGTGCCTGCGTCGTCCCTGATAGATCGCGTGTGCGCCGAACCGGTCTCCCCAAGATCGTTCTCAATCGCGGCGAAGGTTCGCTCACATCGCAGCAGCGGCGTCCGATGAGGTGAGGGTAACGGGCTCACGGATGGGCCCCGCAAGACAGCCAGGGATGGTGAACCGTGATTACCTTGACGCGCCTCAACGGCCACTCGTTCGCCGTCAACCCCGACCTCATCGAACGCGCGGAGGCCACGCCGGACACGGTCGTCACTCTCGTCGACGGCACCAAGCTGCTGGTCGCGGAGGACCTCGCCGCCCTCACCCGCATCGTCCAGGAGCACCGCGCGAGCGTGGTCGCCAGGGCCATCGAGATGGCCGACGGTGAGCTCGCGCAGGTCGCGACCGTCACCGACCTCGGCAGCCGACCACGGCTCACCGTGACCCCGGAGGCCGACTGATGGACGTCGCCACCCTCATCGGCATCGGGGCGGCGTTCGGTGCCGTCATCATGGCGATCCTCATGGAGGGCTCCACGCCCATGTCGGTGATCCTGCCGGCACCCATGATGCTGGTGATCGGCGGAACGATCGGCGCCGGTCTCGCGACCACCACGCTCAAGGGCTTCATGGGCGCGTTCACCAGCCTGCGCAGCTACCTGATCTACAAGGCGCAGGACCCGCATGAGACGGTCGACCTGCTGGTGTCGCTCGCGGACAAGGCGCGGCGCGAGGGCCTGCTCGCGCTCGAGGACGCCACGCGCGACATCGACGACGACTTCATCAAGGACGGGCTGCAGTCCGCGATCGACGGCACCGACCCGGAGGACCTCCGTGCGGTCATGGAGGCCAAGATCGACGGCAAGAAGGCGCAGGACAAGGCGATCGCCAAGGTGTTCACGGACATGGGCGGCTTCGCGCCGACCATCGGCATCATCGGCACCGTCGTGTCGCTGGTGCACGTGCTGGAGAACCTGGCCGACCCGTCGAGCATCGGCCACATGATCGCGTCCGCGTTCGTCGCGACCCTGTGGGGCCTGCTGTCCGCCAACCTCATCTGGCTGCCGATCGCGGCGCGAATCAAGCGCATCTCGGAGATGGAGGCGCAGCGCATGGAGATGGCGATGGAGGGCCTGCTGGCCATCCAGGCCGGCGCCAACCCGCGATCCGTGGGCCAGCGCCTGCGCGCCCTCGCCCCCGAGGCGAGGAAGCCCTCGAAGGAGGCGGCATGAGCCGCAAGCACGAGGAGGAGGAGCACGAGAACCACGAACGGTGGGCCGTGTCGTACGCCGACATGATGACCGTCCTGCTCGCGCTCTTCATCGTGCTGTACGCCATCTCCGTCGTGGACAAGACCAAGTTCGAGGAGCTCCGCCAGTCGCTCGCGATCGGGTTCGGCAAGGAGGCGCCGTCCGTCATCGAGGGCTCCAACGGCACGCTCACCGGCCTGGACAGCTTCCAGGTCGCGCCCGACTTCACGGGAGTCGCGCACTCGGGATCCGACGGCAACATGGACTCCAGCGCCTCCGCGAACAGCGACACCCAGCTCACGCAGGATCAGCTGGACTACCTCAAGGCCGCTGCCGAGTACGAGGACCTCAACACGATCCAGCAGAACCTGGAGCAGACCCTCACCGACCAGGGCCTCGCGGCGGACGTCACGTTCCAGATCGACGAGCGCGGCCTCATCATCGGCCTCGTCGGCTCCAACGTGTTCTTCGCCCCCGACGATGCCGAGATGACGGACATCGCGCGCCGCGTGGTCGACACGCTCGCAGGGCCTCTCGCCACCCAGCCGCGCCAGCTCTCCGTGGAGGGCCACGCCAACGTGATCCCGTCCTCGCACTATGCGACCAACTGGGAGCTCTCGAGCGACCGTGCCGTCCAGGTGCTGCGCCGCTTCGTCGAGGCGAACGGCCTGCCGCCCGACCGCATCTCCGCGACCGGCTTCGGTGACTCGCGCCCGGTGGCCGACGGCATGTCGGACGAGGCGCTCGCCGCCAACCGGCGCGTCGACATCGTGGTGGAGTCCGCCGCGTCCGAGGAGATCCGAGCCATGCTTCCCGACATCGCGAAGGCGATCGAGGACGGAACCGTCACCCACGAGTCGCTGCAGGCCCAGCTCGCAGCGCTCCGAGTCGAAGGGATGGGAGACCTATGACCACCCAGGAGGCCCGCATCATGGCGCCGGGCAAGCCGAAGATCGGCGCCCGGCCGACCCCGACGCCCGCACCCGAGGAGCCGAAGGACGACGGCAAGGGCGGCGGCAGGAAGCGCCTGCTCAGCATGATCGTCGGACTGGTGGTCCTGGTGGCCGCCGGAGCCGCCTACTGGTTCCTCGCGGGTCCGGGCGCGGCGTCGTCGACCGCGGACGGCGCGGCGGCGGAGGCGACGCCAGCCCCCGAGCTGGGCGCCATCCAGACCGTCGACGCGATCTCCGTCAACCTGGACTCCGGCCACTACCTCCGCCTGGGCCTGGGCCTGCAGCTCACGGCCGACGTCAAGGAGGACGTGGACACCGCGAAGGCGCTCGACGCGGCGATCGCGCTGTTCTCCGGCCGCACCCAGGACGAGCTGTCGGACGACACGGTGCGCGAGCAGCTGAAGCAGGAGCTCGGCGCCGAGCTCACCGACCTGTACGACGGCGAGGTGGTCGGGGTCTACTACACCGACTTCGTCACCCAGTAGAGCCCCTGGCGGCACGGTCGGAACGGCCGCGCACCAGGGCAGAGCATCGGACCCGAGCGTCGTGCGGCCCCCGGTCGGGAGGGCCGCGCGACGCGAGGTTCGTCACATTCCCCGCACGGGCCCCGGGTCCGTGCGGTGGCAATCCTCATCGCTGCCCACCTGCTGACGATGTGGGCGTCGTGACTGGACAGGATCGTTCGCGGCGTGGACGCGGCTCGGGTGCGCCCGAGCTGTACGACTTCACGCAGCCGATGACGCTCACGCGTGAGCACAGCCGCGCCATCGAGGTGGCGCTGCAGAACTTCGCGCGCCAGTGGAGCACCGTCCTGAGCTCGCGGCTCGGCGTGCTCGCCACCGTGGACCTCGAGGGACTGGAGCTGACCGGCTACGACGCGTACATCCACACGCTGCCGCAGTCGACGACCGGTGTCACGCTGATGTTCGAGCCGAGCCGCACCACCGCGCTGCTGCAGATCCCGACGCGCCTGACCATGACGCTCGTGGACTGCCTGCTGGGCGGACCGGCCGCCGACCTCGGCATGGAGTTCCGCGAGCTGACCGACATCGAGTGGACGCTGATGAGCGACATGCTCGGGTACGCGTGCACCGAGCTCGGCAACGCCACCAGGTCGATCGCTCCCATGTCCTTCTCCCTGCGCGGCGTCCGCTACAGCCCCAGCTTCATGCAGCTCGCCCCCGCCCAGGAGCCCGTGCTCGTGGGCCGCTTCCACATGAGCGTCGGACCCGTCGACGAGCAGGTGACCCTCATGGTGCTCGCCGAGCCCGTGGTCAACGCCCTGCGCGCCGCCGACGAGGACAACCACCGCAGCGCCGAGGAGCAGCGCGAGCACGACCTCGCGGTCGACATGCTCACCGCGCGCCTCACCGAGGTGCCGATCCCCGTCGCGGTCCGCTTCGAGGGCCGTTCCATGACGGCCGCCGAGGTCTCCGGCCTGGAGGTCGGCGCGATCGTGTCGCTCCACCACAGCGTCGACCAGCCTCTCGACGTCGTCGTGGACGACGTCTGCGTCGCCCACGCCGCGATCGGTGCCAACGGCACCCGCGTCGCCTGCCTTGTCGTCTCCACCGAGGAGGAAGAATGACCGACACCGTCCCTGCGTACGCGAACGCGAACGCGCTCGCTCAGCAGGCAGTCGAGCTGCTCGTGCAGCAGCTGCCGACGGCGACCCCGCTCACCGCGGTTCCGCTGGGCCCCGGCCAGGCGCCCTCCGCGGCGTCCGAGGCGATCCGCGTCCACTTCGTGGGCTCCACCAGCGCCGACCTGGTGCTCGTGGCGCACGAGGCCATCGCCGAGGCGCTCGCCGGCGCTGGCGTCGGCGTGACCGCCGCGGAGATCCTGCGCCCCGCGCTCGAGGCCGCCGCCCGGCCGCTCGGCGCCGGCGTGCTGGACACGGCGCACGAGGACACGCTCGGCGACGCGCTCGTCGACCCTGACATGGAGGCGTTCGTCCTGGTCGACGCCGACGGCACCGCCCAGGCCTGGTTCGGCATCCGTGTGCGCCAGAACCGTCAGCAGACCGCCCC
This genomic window contains:
- a CDS encoding FliI/YscN family ATPase, translated to MDHGPAAVVPTSRLARAVAAAAPQLIGSVSSIIGLSVEVCGLPGAVGDLIAIEGGDDGMTVAEVVAVTPRSLRCMPLGPVHGLRVGMAARATGSPLTVPAGPQLLGRVLDGLGRPMDGKGPLGGEGMTRVPVSATAPDALARARVDTPVGLGVTALDTLVTVGRGQRIGLFAGSGVGKSSLLSMVARGTDAEVSVIALIGERGREVREFLEDDLGPEGLARSVVVVATSDQPAMVRLRAAFVATRIAEDLRSRGSHAVLMMDSLTRVAMAQREIGLSVGEPPATRGYPPSTFSMLAQLLERAGTDEHGSVTGIYTVLVDGDDHNEPIADAARSILDGHVVLTRDLAVAGHYPAIDVLGSISRVATRVTTPEQRGLALKLRKVLAARRRAQDLLDVGAYAPGSNALVDAAVANSAAIDGFLQQSVDQAIPAEQSWSALAALVTRMGVQ
- a CDS encoding flagellar export protein FliJ — translated: MSRRFPLEGVLRARRLAEEGAAAELERANRGRRLAEHAVDEATRQLSTLAFPTVGLSRGEMSLGTERTWQAIVASRAATAVRIADLTDTLDQATAKADKASHDWSAARTRASMIEKLGERHAAREAAEELRLEQLVLDEAALRGALKEDEL
- a CDS encoding flagellar hook-length control protein FliK, with protein sequence MTTTIPAAPAPSTASQLGAPTVRATSDGSDFARSLASAQADSYRADARSDAARRDTASDRAAADRAADGRRADARRADARRDDLDRASDRATDRARRAADRADRADRADRADRADRADRSDRADHGHRAGGAAAADRGAAPQGAGSSQRTSSTADAASTRTDATGADAAAADAQASAAQAAASAAAQTPDAGAAAVAALTAGMGGAQTMSESMTSRGVVADGDAAQAASDPAAGALPATTVAPGAATAGAATAGAVVLGSGPTGSQAAGAAAARKAADAQPAPGSADSTPAAISATAGGSDAAQLAGAAQPTGVDAGAPRAHHDLGAANQATVLDPAATAGMTSSLAQGAANVATGTRVGQAAARDTSTTIDATTASPVSATAPATAPTGTAATAAATPVVPANPALATQLTGQLAHLKQLPQGEHVLTLSVTPDTFGPVKVVAHITPDGVSVHLFGQSDASREALRGALADLRRDLAATGLTADLDLGSGQAPQGGAPGQDGAPGRGDALPARRDTTPAATTLRVDAMQPTTAPLTSTAIRPGGVDLMI
- a CDS encoding flagellar hook assembly protein FlgD; protein product: MTIDATTSLTTTSALSTGTAVSTAKQSMDSEMFMTLLVAQLQNQDPSSPMDTNEMMSQQVQMAQMEQTVTQTSTIQEQFALMMRMAALGVVGQQVSYYDSDGSVVTGQATSASFAASVPAITIGDASVSLDSILSVNAANAASDSTTSDSTASTADATSTPTTDA
- a CDS encoding flagellar hook protein FlgE, which encodes MLRSLFSGISGLRAHQTMLDVTGNNIANVNTAGFKSSQVRFQDTLSQVLSNAGAAQTGIGGTNPAQVGLGVKVAGITTNFQQGAAQLTNVATDMMISGDGFFVVNKGGEQLYSRAGAFSFDSLGQLVTPDGGLVQGWAADAAGNIDTNAALQDLRLPVSTLMGASATGSSVFEGNLPSETAVGTTLTRQMDVYDGTGNVHALTVQFTRSAAGWDIAASVGDSTAAGTGSITFNTDGTINTLTMPALTADATIGLPAMTLDLSDLTGFAGLDTLAGSSQDGRAAGNLQSFTINSDGTVMGSFSNGLKQAVGRVALASFTNPGGLEKYGNSLYATTVNSGDPQVGTAGTGGRGSLTGGSLEMSNVDLSAEFTNLIVAQRGFQANSRVITTSDQVLEELVNLKR
- a CDS encoding flagellar FlbD family protein, producing the protein MITLTRLNGHSFAVNPDLIERAEATPDTVVTLVDGTKLLVAEDLAALTRIVQEHRASVVARAIEMADGELAQVATVTDLGSRPRLTVTPEAD
- a CDS encoding flagellar motor protein, whose translation is MDVATLIGIGAAFGAVIMAILMEGSTPMSVILPAPMMLVIGGTIGAGLATTTLKGFMGAFTSLRSYLIYKAQDPHETVDLLVSLADKARREGLLALEDATRDIDDDFIKDGLQSAIDGTDPEDLRAVMEAKIDGKKAQDKAIAKVFTDMGGFAPTIGIIGTVVSLVHVLENLADPSSIGHMIASAFVATLWGLLSANLIWLPIAARIKRISEMEAQRMEMAMEGLLAIQAGANPRSVGQRLRALAPEARKPSKEAA
- a CDS encoding OmpA/MotB family protein, whose translation is MSRKHEEEEHENHERWAVSYADMMTVLLALFIVLYAISVVDKTKFEELRQSLAIGFGKEAPSVIEGSNGTLTGLDSFQVAPDFTGVAHSGSDGNMDSSASANSDTQLTQDQLDYLKAAAEYEDLNTIQQNLEQTLTDQGLAADVTFQIDERGLIIGLVGSNVFFAPDDAEMTDIARRVVDTLAGPLATQPRQLSVEGHANVIPSSHYATNWELSSDRAVQVLRRFVEANGLPPDRISATGFGDSRPVADGMSDEALAANRRVDIVVESAASEEIRAMLPDIAKAIEDGTVTHESLQAQLAALRVEGMGDL
- a CDS encoding flagellar basal body-associated FliL family protein, whose product is MTTQEARIMAPGKPKIGARPTPTPAPEEPKDDGKGGGRKRLLSMIVGLVVLVAAGAAYWFLAGPGAASSTADGAAAEATPAPELGAIQTVDAISVNLDSGHYLRLGLGLQLTADVKEDVDTAKALDAAIALFSGRTQDELSDDTVREQLKQELGAELTDLYDGEVVGVYYTDFVTQ
- a CDS encoding flagellar motor switch protein FliM, whose product is MTGQDRSRRGRGSGAPELYDFTQPMTLTREHSRAIEVALQNFARQWSTVLSSRLGVLATVDLEGLELTGYDAYIHTLPQSTTGVTLMFEPSRTTALLQIPTRLTMTLVDCLLGGPAADLGMEFRELTDIEWTLMSDMLGYACTELGNATRSIAPMSFSLRGVRYSPSFMQLAPAQEPVLVGRFHMSVGPVDEQVTLMVLAEPVVNALRAADEDNHRSAEEQREHDLAVDMLTARLTEVPIPVAVRFEGRSMTAAEVSGLEVGAIVSLHHSVDQPLDVVVDDVCVAHAAIGANGTRVACLVVSTEEEE
- the fliN gene encoding flagellar motor switch protein FliN, which codes for MTDTVPAYANANALAQQAVELLVQQLPTATPLTAVPLGPGQAPSAASEAIRVHFVGSTSADLVLVAHEAIAEALAGAGVGVTAAEILRPALEAAARPLGAGVLDTAHEDTLGDALVDPDMEAFVLVDADGTAQAWFGIRVRQNRQQTAPAVAPAPAPTTPVDDRARMHMLRDVELVLTAEIGRTRLPMRQVLDLVPGTVLELDRAAGAPADVMVNGRLVARGEVVVVDEDYGIRITEIVTDEDGR